From one Planktothrix agardhii NIES-204 genomic stretch:
- a CDS encoding putative Histidine kinase: protein MQLEQQQRIMGYFIEEAKDHLNTIEQGLLNLQATIEDPELLNEVFRAAHSVKGGAAMLGLNSIQQTAHRLEDSFKILKENRLPTQFIDQQLESLFLQVFDTLQALIDQLSGPYGLTEEAASAILKDVEPVFEALNYHIKVVQQQGTKRSPEVETGAPSSVSNRPIPTTVISKESPSSAKDLVFRSDIPERLREMLQQFKQSETQKTRQGLIETCRSLARAGELFELPNWVKFIEILEKVIANPDNHYRSLAPIVIKSIKEAQELVLVNREGEIVVTEGITKLLPKTVISAKTDKKTKSSPPSTSASKTFPSQSKPSKTTTETATKPGQSKPENGKKKPPKSATPNNSFSDVNWSDSATNPSNTPPRLQNGPEITTEEYNSLRDLFEGLDQWENEVNEEVPTSTSPSLATETESMSGDFFDLLGDEKPEFNRPETSSHIPQIQPGKTQQNPGLVTSGADDDLASFFDHLSDGDSAISETGTTTKPTSVETKQHDLVDSFGDLFDELLINPQEGMPSARSADLSPTQIKELLEDAENLDDLFDRFDPQIQTSQESDSSTSGQINAQEDWFEELLQGELEEAPDMVWDQPSTPELPKTSPKLEPVATVQTTLELPEDDFASLDALLNLGGAESQSEEQGTGNRLRRELVEREQGTENDEDFLDLDELLHTPVAEPLTPNPPKNIKSQTARKAVNTESQLSEEDSEFNDLIRLIEDAPPRSRSTTPPRGTFAKPITEQIVKVPVKQLDGLSNLMGELVVNRNSLEQDQERMRQFLDNLLHQVSLLGDVGQRMQDFYERSLLEISLLSHRRKPFWFSDSASIHDDDPNNDLDSTELDRFTPFHTLSQEIIELIVRVRESSADIGFLVEEADQVTRELRRITTALQEGLNRARMEPFGSEADALKRPVRDISIKCGKQAELFVDGRDTLIDKMLLGKLHDPLIHLVNNAITHGIEPADVRTAAGKSAVGRISIRVFHQGNQTIIAVSDDGGGIDVNRVKDKAIQKGIITAEDAESMSNPEIYDLLFLPNFSTKDVADEFAGRGVGMDVVRTSLTDIRGVITTDSNLGRGTTFTIRLPLNMSISRALCCVSDRVRIAFPMDGVEDMIDVPREQIRVESDGSKVLEWRGTILPLRHLRELLTYHRHLGRGNVYGASTEEDMISVIILRSSNSYLAVQVDQVLIEQEIVIKPLEGPVPKPIGIAGATVLGDGQIVAIADVLELIDLAMGRIRRDASGKIWQMGSATAEPVVQKSEPTVLIVDDSITVRSLLSLTFEKSGYRVEEARDGKEAWEKLKSGLPCDIVFCDIEMPRMDGLELLSRMQKDPALTNLPIAMLTSRGADRHRQMAFNLGARGYFTKPYLEEQLLEAAGRMLQGEVVGNTVVAAG, encoded by the coding sequence ATGCAACTCGAACAGCAACAACGGATTATGGGCTATTTTATTGAGGAGGCGAAAGACCACCTCAATACGATTGAACAGGGATTGCTCAATCTGCAAGCGACGATTGAAGATCCAGAATTGCTCAATGAAGTTTTCCGAGCGGCTCACTCGGTCAAGGGTGGGGCGGCGATGTTGGGACTTAATAGCATTCAACAAACGGCTCACCGTTTAGAAGATAGTTTTAAAATTCTTAAAGAAAACCGTCTTCCGACTCAATTTATTGATCAACAATTAGAATCATTATTTTTACAGGTTTTTGATACATTACAAGCCTTAATTGATCAGTTATCAGGGCCCTATGGCTTAACGGAAGAAGCAGCCAGTGCTATTTTGAAGGATGTCGAGCCTGTTTTTGAAGCTTTAAATTATCATATAAAAGTGGTTCAACAACAGGGGACAAAGCGATCGCCCGAAGTGGAAACCGGAGCCCCGTCCTCTGTATCTAATCGCCCTATTCCTACGACCGTTATATCTAAAGAATCTCCTAGTAGTGCGAAGGATTTGGTATTTCGTAGTGATATTCCCGAACGTCTGAGGGAAATGTTGCAACAGTTCAAACAGTCAGAAACCCAAAAAACTCGTCAAGGGTTAATCGAAACCTGTCGGAGTTTAGCTCGGGCTGGGGAACTCTTTGAGTTGCCCAATTGGGTTAAGTTTATCGAGATCCTAGAAAAAGTGATTGCCAATCCTGATAATCACTATCGGAGTCTAGCACCGATAGTGATTAAATCAATTAAAGAAGCCCAAGAACTGGTTTTAGTGAATCGAGAGGGAGAAATTGTTGTAACAGAAGGAATTACAAAACTTTTGCCTAAAACGGTTATCTCTGCAAAAACAGATAAAAAAACTAAATCGTCGCCTCCATCCACGTCCGCATCTAAAACATTTCCAAGTCAATCTAAACCCTCTAAAACTACGACGGAGACAGCCACAAAACCGGGTCAATCGAAACCGGAGAATGGTAAGAAGAAACCCCCTAAATCCGCAACACCGAATAACTCTTTCTCCGATGTGAACTGGTCAGATTCAGCAACAAACCCTAGTAATACCCCACCCCGTTTACAGAATGGCCCAGAAATTACTACCGAAGAATATAACAGTCTCAGAGACTTATTTGAAGGTTTAGATCAATGGGAAAATGAGGTGAATGAAGAAGTCCCCACGTCAACGTCCCCATCCTTGGCAACCGAAACAGAATCAATGTCAGGGGACTTTTTTGATTTGTTGGGAGACGAAAAACCTGAGTTCAATCGGCCAGAAACGTCGAGCCATATACCCCAAATTCAACCAGGGAAAACCCAACAAAATCCAGGTTTAGTGACTTCTGGAGCCGATGATGATCTGGCAAGTTTCTTTGATCACCTTAGTGATGGGGACTCCGCCATCTCAGAAACGGGAACCACAACCAAGCCGACATCGGTAGAAACCAAACAGCATGACCTTGTAGATAGTTTTGGGGATTTATTCGATGAGTTGTTAATTAATCCCCAAGAGGGGATGCCATCTGCCCGTTCTGCCGACCTTTCCCCGACTCAAATTAAGGAGTTATTGGAAGATGCAGAAAATTTAGATGATCTATTCGATCGGTTTGACCCCCAAATTCAAACCAGTCAAGAAAGCGACAGCAGCACATCGGGTCAGATCAATGCCCAGGAAGATTGGTTTGAAGAACTTTTACAAGGGGAACTCGAAGAAGCCCCAGATATGGTCTGGGATCAGCCAAGTACCCCTGAACTCCCCAAAACGTCCCCAAAATTAGAACCAGTAGCCACGGTGCAGACCACCCTAGAACTGCCGGAGGATGATTTTGCCAGTTTGGATGCCTTACTCAATTTAGGAGGGGCAGAGAGTCAATCAGAGGAACAGGGAACAGGGAACAGGCTGCGTCGTGAGCTTGTCGAACGAGAACAGGGAACAGAGAACGATGAGGATTTCTTGGATTTAGATGAACTGCTCCATACCCCCGTGGCTGAACCCCTAACACCTAATCCTCCTAAAAATATTAAGTCTCAGACCGCCCGCAAAGCCGTAAATACAGAATCACAACTTTCGGAGGAGGATTCGGAATTTAATGATTTAATCCGATTAATTGAAGATGCTCCTCCTCGATCTCGTTCCACAACTCCTCCTAGGGGGACGTTTGCCAAACCCATTACTGAACAAATTGTTAAGGTTCCGGTCAAACAACTTGATGGCCTTAGTAACTTGATGGGGGAACTGGTAGTTAACCGGAATAGTTTGGAACAAGACCAAGAACGGATGCGACAGTTTTTAGATAACTTGCTGCATCAGGTTTCTTTGTTAGGAGATGTGGGTCAACGGATGCAGGATTTCTATGAGCGATCGCTCTTGGAAATTTCCTTACTGTCCCATCGTCGCAAACCCTTTTGGTTTTCTGACAGTGCCTCGATTCATGATGATGATCCCAATAATGATTTGGACTCAACAGAACTGGATCGGTTTACGCCCTTCCATACCCTGTCCCAAGAGATTATTGAGTTAATTGTGCGGGTACGGGAGTCGAGTGCAGATATTGGATTTTTAGTCGAAGAAGCCGACCAAGTAACTCGGGAGTTGCGACGGATTACAACAGCCTTGCAAGAAGGCCTAAATCGCGCCCGGATGGAACCCTTTGGCAGTGAGGCGGATGCCCTGAAACGCCCGGTGCGGGATATTTCAATTAAGTGTGGGAAACAGGCGGAGTTATTTGTTGATGGTCGAGATACCTTAATTGACAAAATGTTATTGGGTAAGCTCCATGACCCCTTGATTCATTTAGTTAATAATGCCATTACCCACGGGATTGAACCGGCGGATGTGCGGACGGCGGCGGGGAAATCTGCCGTGGGTCGGATCTCGATTCGGGTATTTCACCAAGGAAACCAAACGATTATTGCGGTTTCCGATGATGGGGGCGGTATTGACGTGAATCGGGTTAAAGATAAAGCCATTCAGAAAGGCATCATTACCGCCGAGGATGCTGAAAGTATGAGTAACCCAGAAATTTATGATCTGTTATTCCTACCCAACTTTAGTACCAAGGATGTGGCGGATGAATTCGCGGGTCGAGGGGTGGGGATGGATGTGGTGCGAACCAGTTTAACCGATATTCGGGGCGTGATTACAACGGATTCTAACTTGGGACGCGGGACGACGTTCACGATTCGTTTACCCTTGAATATGAGTATTTCTCGGGCGTTGTGCTGTGTGAGCGATCGGGTTCGGATTGCTTTCCCGATGGACGGGGTAGAAGATATGATTGACGTTCCTCGGGAACAAATCCGCGTCGAGTCCGATGGAAGTAAGGTGTTGGAATGGCGGGGTACAATTTTGCCCCTGCGTCATTTGCGGGAACTGTTGACCTATCATCGCCATTTGGGTCGGGGGAATGTCTATGGTGCCAGCACTGAAGAAGACATGATTTCGGTGATTATCCTGCGGTCTTCTAATAGTTATTTGGCGGTACAGGTGGATCAAGTGTTGATTGAACAGGAAATCGTGATCAAACCCTTGGAAGGGCCAGTGCCGAAACCGATTGGGATTGCTGGGGCGACGGTGTTAGGGGATGGTCAAATTGTAGCGATCGCCGATGTCCTAGAACTGATTGATTTGGCCATGGGTCGGATTCGTCGGGATGCTTCGGGCAAAATTTGGCAAATGGGCAGTGCCACGGCTGAACCTGTGGTTCAGAAGTCGGAACCGACGGTATTAATTGTGGATGATTCGATTACGGTGCGATCGCTGCTCTCGCTTACTTTTGAAAAATCCGGTTATCGAGTCGAAGAAGCCCGGGATGGTAAGGAAGCTTGGGAAAAACTAAAATCGGGTTTACCCTGCGATATTGTCTTCTGCGATATTGAAATGCCCCGGATGGATGGGCTGGAATTATTATCTCGGATGCAAAAAGATCCGGCACTAACGAATTTACCTATTGCGATGTTAACGTCTCGCGGTGCGGATCGTCACCGTCAAATGGCTTTTAATTTGGGAGCGAGAGGTTACTTTACGAAGCCTTATTTGGAGGAACAATTATTGGAAGCAGCCGGACGAATGTTACAGGGTGAAGTGGTGGGAAATACCGTCGTTGCTGCGGGGTAA
- the chlP gene encoding geranylgeranyl hydrogenase, with protein MTLRVAVVGSGPAGASAAETLVKAGIETYLFERKLDNAKPCGGAIPLCMISEFDLPAYVIDRRVRKMKMISPSNREVDIFIQKEDEYIGMCRREILDGFMRDRAVSLGAILINGTVHQLKIPQTNSAPYVLHYHDHSTAEGGVGTPKTLEVDVVIGADGANSRIAKAIDAGDYNYAIAFQERIRIPEDKMAYYEDLAEMYVGNDVSPDFYAWVFPKHDHVAVGTGTMKPNQAMIKQLQAGIRARAAHRIEGGKIIKVEAHPIPEHPRPRRVVGRVALVGDAAGTVTKSSGEGIYFAAKSGRMCAETIVERSNGGQRIPTEADLKDYIRLWDKKYGITYLVLDILQRVFYRTDATREAFVEMCSDKDVQKLTFDSYLYKTVVPANPLTQMKITAKTLASLLRGNALAP; from the coding sequence TTGACACTACGGGTTGCTGTTGTTGGTTCTGGCCCTGCGGGTGCTTCCGCGGCCGAGACGCTAGTTAAAGCAGGTATTGAAACCTACCTGTTTGAACGCAAGCTGGATAACGCCAAACCCTGTGGTGGGGCGATCCCGCTTTGTATGATCAGTGAGTTTGACTTACCGGCTTACGTCATTGATCGGCGGGTGAGAAAGATGAAAATGATCTCTCCCTCAAACCGTGAGGTTGATATCTTCATTCAAAAAGAAGACGAATATATTGGAATGTGCCGTCGGGAAATTCTCGATGGTTTTATGCGTGATCGCGCTGTCTCTCTGGGGGCGATTTTAATAAATGGTACTGTTCATCAATTAAAAATTCCTCAAACTAATTCCGCACCTTATGTGCTCCATTACCATGATCACAGCACGGCTGAGGGTGGAGTGGGTACACCGAAAACCCTAGAGGTGGATGTAGTCATTGGGGCGGATGGGGCTAACTCCCGCATTGCTAAAGCCATTGATGCTGGGGATTATAATTATGCGATCGCTTTCCAAGAGCGCATTCGGATTCCCGAAGATAAAATGGCCTATTACGAAGATCTGGCGGAAATGTACGTCGGTAACGATGTTTCCCCCGACTTCTACGCTTGGGTATTCCCCAAACATGATCACGTTGCTGTGGGCACGGGGACAATGAAACCCAACCAAGCCATGATCAAACAATTGCAAGCGGGAATTCGCGCCCGGGCTGCTCACCGGATCGAAGGCGGTAAGATTATTAAGGTGGAGGCTCACCCCATTCCCGAACATCCCCGTCCCCGTCGGGTTGTGGGACGAGTGGCTTTAGTCGGAGATGCCGCCGGGACAGTTACCAAGTCCTCTGGAGAAGGCATCTATTTCGCCGCTAAGTCTGGCCGGATGTGTGCGGAAACTATTGTGGAACGCAGTAATGGCGGTCAACGCATTCCGACGGAAGCGGATCTGAAGGACTATATTAGACTCTGGGATAAGAAATATGGGATTACTTATCTGGTGTTAGATATTCTGCAACGAGTCTTTTATCGGACGGATGCGACCCGTGAAGCCTTTGTGGAGATGTGTTCGGATAAGGATGTGCAGAAGTTAACTTTTGATAGCTATTTGTACAAAACCGTTGTTCCGGCTAACCCTTTAACACAGATGAAAATTACCGCCAAAACCCTAGCGAGTTTATTACGCGGCAATGCGTTAGCACCCTAA